In Companilactobacillus allii, one genomic interval encodes:
- a CDS encoding DeoR/GlpR family DNA-binding transcription regulator has translation MLTEERQQIILEQLKIHNIVKLHDLVPLTGASESTLRRDLQDLENCHKLLRIHGGAQNVISLHEEPALSQKATVHLDEKKSIGRTAAGEVRNQEVIFLDSGTTIQFMIPYLVEHKDLLVITNSVDNASMLADYDIETFLPGGKLKSSTKALVGSSMIQTLETYHFDKAFLGTNGFSIESGYTTPDPEESAIKQLAMKQSNQTFILSDSSKYCQVSFSKFADLQDATLITNKLPEKESGSLNKKTKVMEVD, from the coding sequence GTGCTTACTGAAGAGAGACAACAAATTATACTCGAACAATTGAAAATTCATAATATTGTTAAATTGCATGATTTGGTTCCCCTCACAGGGGCATCCGAATCCACTTTAAGACGTGATTTACAAGATTTAGAAAACTGTCACAAGTTATTAAGGATTCATGGTGGAGCGCAAAATGTAATTTCTTTACACGAAGAACCTGCTCTTTCACAAAAAGCTACTGTTCATTTAGATGAGAAAAAAAGTATTGGACGTACAGCCGCTGGCGAAGTTAGAAACCAAGAAGTTATTTTCTTAGACTCCGGAACTACAATTCAATTTATGATTCCTTATCTAGTTGAACACAAAGACTTACTTGTAATCACAAATAGTGTTGACAACGCATCAATGTTGGCTGATTACGACATCGAAACTTTCTTGCCTGGTGGAAAATTAAAATCATCTACCAAAGCACTGGTTGGTTCATCAATGATTCAGACACTAGAAACGTATCACTTTGATAAAGCGTTCTTAGGAACAAACGGTTTTTCAATTGAATCAGGATACACAACACCTGACCCTGAGGAATCTGCTATCAAACAACTGGCAATGAAACAGTCAAATCAGACCTTCATCCTTTCTGATAGTTCTAAGTATTGTCAAGTCAGCTTTAGTAAATTTGCTGACTTACAAGATGCTACCTTAATTACAAACAAACTACCAGAAAAAGAATCTGGATCACTAAATAAGAAAACTAAAGTTATGGAGGTAGATTAA